In a single window of the Bradyrhizobium erythrophlei genome:
- a CDS encoding ATP-binding protein has protein sequence MTVFPEAGPRQRVIALIIYCGALLAIQYWIVEPHLPPGTINGLWFYSGIASLLLGSRLLNPYFTPPGDAATNAFVSCVSILAAWEAAHEKSMPLAALYWAGAYCVAVFIISIISLLLRPPLGMRSPPWLIASERFARALGAPNVIFTVVIVAAVWVFHRSQPLQVFAILTATLFIVAFAPIDRLLAFISWLNDLGTRTAPEGVIGLIAAHQSPGIVLIRQTDGAAIPAGCPLLVCDDGGPQALGVALNYVGRDEGNLLRVLTVPVPALLAQRTNAVATGVGTGVAVQLTLTPDEKAAIPAAHAASIIRRMDQFCGIVDQDTSLDFLQFEVIEDREMTEGCLVETNIAGQPVLYQVIEGLTREEIVQQKNKYGYARARARKIGRWDVTDACFRPVKWLPKINSPVFLKLAEDFVHSPTAVGHFPRTAYGVDINISEAVTHNTAVLGILGIGKSFLAIELVERMIAAGIKVICLDLTNQYSDLLNTFLDVAHETAQLDLLRLAEGRGVPHQNKEQGGTRPAFKEAMKAQLTEFLQNENQRLLRVYNPAQFDVWHQTGGLFQGSAAMASLTACEITAIISEATLDIAQQGGMTDTARICLVFEEAHSIVPEWNSVASEGDRTATAATARAILQGRKYGLGCLLITQRTANVTKTILNQCNTIFAMRTFDETGKDFLSNYIGSDYAKILPSLEARHAVLFGKASSCENPVLIRLNDRDTFVASFRAAHPPQTLPNAAVPT, from the coding sequence ATGACAGTTTTCCCCGAAGCTGGCCCGAGGCAGAGGGTCATCGCTCTTATTATCTACTGCGGGGCGCTTCTCGCGATCCAATACTGGATTGTTGAGCCGCATCTGCCGCCTGGCACAATAAATGGCCTCTGGTTCTACAGCGGCATAGCCAGCCTGCTGTTGGGAAGCCGGCTTCTCAACCCGTATTTCACCCCTCCGGGTGACGCTGCGACCAATGCGTTCGTCAGTTGCGTATCCATCCTCGCGGCATGGGAAGCGGCGCATGAAAAATCCATGCCTCTGGCCGCACTTTATTGGGCTGGTGCTTACTGCGTTGCCGTATTCATCATTTCGATCATCAGTCTTCTTCTTCGTCCGCCTCTGGGAATGCGTAGCCCTCCTTGGCTGATCGCATCAGAACGGTTCGCCCGCGCCTTGGGTGCACCAAATGTCATTTTCACAGTAGTAATCGTGGCAGCCGTATGGGTGTTTCACCGCTCGCAGCCGCTTCAAGTGTTCGCAATACTCACAGCGACCTTGTTCATTGTCGCCTTTGCGCCCATTGACCGGTTGCTCGCTTTTATTTCTTGGCTCAATGATCTCGGCACTAGAACCGCGCCTGAGGGAGTAATTGGATTAATCGCGGCGCATCAATCGCCAGGCATAGTACTCATTCGACAGACCGATGGGGCCGCCATCCCTGCGGGATGTCCACTGTTAGTTTGCGATGATGGCGGACCTCAGGCTTTAGGGGTCGCGTTGAATTATGTGGGTCGTGACGAAGGCAATCTGCTTCGTGTCCTGACCGTTCCCGTGCCTGCCCTACTGGCCCAACGTACAAATGCTGTGGCTACTGGTGTTGGCACCGGCGTTGCTGTGCAGCTCACACTTACGCCAGATGAGAAGGCGGCCATCCCGGCAGCGCACGCAGCCAGTATCATTCGGCGGATGGATCAATTTTGTGGAATTGTAGATCAGGACACCTCGCTCGACTTCCTACAGTTTGAAGTCATCGAAGATCGAGAAATGACAGAGGGCTGCCTTGTCGAAACGAACATCGCCGGGCAGCCTGTGCTCTATCAAGTGATTGAAGGTCTCACGCGTGAGGAAATAGTCCAACAGAAGAACAAGTATGGATATGCTCGCGCGAGGGCACGAAAAATCGGGCGCTGGGATGTCACGGATGCTTGCTTCAGGCCCGTCAAATGGTTGCCCAAGATCAATAGCCCTGTGTTCCTAAAGTTGGCAGAGGATTTCGTGCATTCCCCGACTGCCGTCGGCCATTTTCCTCGCACCGCGTACGGTGTGGACATAAACATTTCAGAAGCAGTGACGCACAACACCGCAGTGCTCGGAATTTTAGGGATTGGGAAGAGCTTTTTAGCCATTGAACTCGTGGAGCGAATGATTGCTGCCGGGATTAAGGTAATCTGTCTCGACCTTACGAACCAGTATTCAGACCTGCTCAACACCTTCCTCGACGTGGCGCATGAGACCGCGCAGCTCGATCTGCTGCGACTTGCCGAAGGACGCGGTGTGCCACATCAGAATAAAGAACAAGGCGGCACTCGGCCAGCATTCAAGGAAGCAATGAAGGCGCAGCTGACGGAATTCTTGCAAAACGAAAACCAACGGTTGCTGCGGGTGTACAATCCGGCCCAGTTTGACGTATGGCATCAGACGGGCGGCCTGTTCCAGGGCAGCGCAGCGATGGCGTCGCTAACAGCATGTGAGATCACGGCCATTATCTCAGAGGCAACGCTTGATATTGCTCAACAAGGAGGCATGACTGATACGGCTCGCATATGTCTCGTGTTCGAGGAAGCCCACTCCATCGTACCAGAGTGGAATTCGGTGGCATCCGAGGGCGACCGAACGGCGACGGCAGCGACGGCACGCGCTATACTTCAAGGTCGAAAATACGGGCTTGGATGCTTGCTGATCACGCAGCGCACTGCCAACGTTACGAAGACCATTCTTAATCAGTGCAATACGATCTTTGCTATGCGTACATTTGATGAGACCGGAAAGGACTTCCTTTCAAACTATATAGGCAGCGATTACGCTAAAATCCTACCCAGTCTTGAGGCTCGTCACGCCGTCTTGTTTGGCAAGGCATCTTCCTGTGAAAATCCCGTGCTGATCCGATTAAACGATAGAGATACCTTCGTCGCCTCCTTCAGAGCTGCGCACCCGCCTCAAACGTTGCCAAACGCAGCTGTCCCGACATAA
- a CDS encoding muconolactone Delta-isomerase family protein has product MQFMTLFSWHPDKGETPAPADLREAEFEMIRGLYAAGLVQQIWFRGDAGGACAIVEAASTDEVAEKFNALPLIREGYLQPPMIVPLKPYSGFAPRN; this is encoded by the coding sequence ATGCAGTTCATGACCCTGTTCTCCTGGCATCCCGATAAGGGGGAAACCCCTGCTCCCGCAGACCTCAGGGAGGCGGAGTTCGAGATGATACGTGGCCTCTACGCGGCCGGTTTGGTTCAACAAATCTGGTTTCGCGGTGACGCCGGAGGCGCCTGCGCAATTGTGGAAGCCGCTTCGACTGACGAAGTCGCGGAAAAGTTCAACGCGCTTCCTCTCATCCGCGAAGGCTACCTGCAGCCTCCGATGATCGTTCCACTGAAGCCGTATTCCGGCTTCGCTCCCCGAAACTGA
- a CDS encoding tyrosine-type recombinase/integrase, giving the protein MAIELITGNEKKGELARLMRTKGKHCDGGGLYLQVASPGQASWVWRHKETWRSIGPASVYQIDKAREIARKLREAAHEGRDPFQMLTAGRARPVGATFGEWLSKYLDKKQVQWTPSNRARERRDHERTFEQLPAFTALPVKAIDQAAKNDALEKLGKSARRKATSWIEAVIRYAETGVIIQRGPADDEVEHHEAMPWRDVPGFYARIAKLDGDDARALQWTILTGARTDEVIGAKHKAPATWGEITDVDGQPTWVIPKTRMKGRKMHRVPLSPAALALLGERRADNIPLFKVSSVNALLNTLKANGGDGYTVHGMRTSFTEWVAAETDWPDDLADRCIAHERRSKVRKAYQRDDLLPKRRLIMQAWADFVTVR; this is encoded by the coding sequence ATGGCCATCGAACTTATCACGGGGAACGAAAAGAAAGGCGAGCTTGCCCGGCTCATGCGAACAAAGGGTAAACATTGTGACGGAGGCGGGCTCTATTTGCAAGTCGCATCTCCCGGTCAGGCGTCGTGGGTCTGGCGTCACAAAGAGACATGGCGGAGCATTGGCCCGGCCAGCGTCTACCAGATCGATAAGGCCCGTGAGATCGCCCGCAAGCTCCGGGAAGCCGCCCACGAGGGGCGCGACCCGTTCCAGATGCTTACTGCCGGGCGAGCGCGGCCCGTGGGCGCGACGTTCGGGGAATGGCTCAGCAAGTACCTCGACAAAAAACAGGTGCAATGGACGCCCTCCAATCGCGCCCGGGAACGGCGGGACCATGAACGGACCTTCGAGCAGTTGCCGGCGTTCACGGCCCTGCCCGTCAAGGCCATCGATCAGGCAGCCAAAAACGACGCACTCGAAAAGCTCGGGAAGTCGGCACGGCGGAAAGCCACAAGCTGGATTGAAGCCGTCATCCGGTACGCCGAGACCGGGGTCATTATCCAACGCGGCCCGGCCGACGATGAGGTCGAGCACCACGAGGCCATGCCTTGGCGCGACGTGCCCGGCTTCTACGCACGGATTGCCAAGCTCGACGGTGACGACGCTCGGGCGCTGCAATGGACCATTCTGACCGGCGCGCGGACCGATGAAGTGATCGGCGCTAAGCACAAGGCTCCGGCGACGTGGGGCGAGATCACGGACGTTGACGGGCAGCCGACTTGGGTCATCCCAAAAACCCGAATGAAGGGCCGGAAGATGCATCGCGTGCCGCTGTCGCCGGCTGCGCTGGCACTGCTCGGCGAGCGTCGCGCCGACAACATCCCGCTGTTCAAGGTCTCCAGTGTGAACGCCTTGCTCAACACATTGAAGGCCAACGGCGGCGACGGCTACACGGTGCACGGGATGAGAACTTCGTTCACCGAATGGGTTGCTGCGGAAACCGATTGGCCGGACGACCTCGCCGACCGCTGCATCGCGCACGAGCGGAGATCGAAAGTTCGGAAGGCGTATCAGCGCGACGACCTCTTGCCGAAGCGCCGGCTCATCATGCAAGCTTGGGCCGACTTCGTGACCGTGCGTTAG
- a CDS encoding RNA-directed DNA polymerase produces MPTRLSKLSIGRAIDHLAAFGDTDVFPHLIEIAFLSARRDKIIDELSKLDLDLFQPAQAIETIAPKSRLGFRIVHQLPVLETILFTAAVVEIGADLEKLKRPIDEFGPFAYRFSSKPSSSLFVEDHSYRAWLEWQRAFVAKNHFTHVVLTDIADFYQRIYFHRIENILDVATTKKGINAFIKTLIKQIRSRQSYGIPVGGSASRLLAEAVLSDADSALADEGFLFTRYVDDYRLFLDGNQSPYSALAFLAEQLATSEGLSLNAQKTKLLKIDDFNEFLSSQLVDVSDEAEQSALYQLNHALYFEEEPSQEDIEKLKALNLLEVLEKELSEEMWDFGKIRAIFLGLRLTEDENAADFIVTRLDDLIPFIKEVVLLLHELPRGAPFLSEALRQAIVGQLKAGPASSVPTIRVWLMELFLRGCLEIDHRGLVEIAKDETLSNRHSLIIRGLNNDVNFFRRNKTRFDELNGFEKMAFLMGATCLPKDEFKAWVGAVKPNMTRPLDGLFCNWIASKPGELADLIRDRGENRF; encoded by the coding sequence ATGCCGACGCGGCTTAGCAAATTGAGCATTGGTCGAGCTATTGACCATCTAGCAGCGTTCGGGGACACGGACGTCTTCCCGCACCTCATAGAGATCGCGTTCCTTTCGGCTAGACGAGACAAGATTATTGATGAACTCTCGAAGCTGGACCTTGATTTGTTTCAGCCTGCCCAAGCTATCGAAACAATTGCTCCAAAAAGTCGCCTGGGTTTCAGGATTGTGCATCAGTTGCCCGTTCTGGAGACAATTCTATTTACTGCGGCTGTGGTCGAGATTGGAGCGGACTTAGAAAAGCTCAAGCGTCCGATTGATGAATTTGGACCATTTGCATACCGCTTCTCGTCCAAGCCTAGTTCATCGCTCTTTGTCGAAGACCACTCGTATAGGGCTTGGTTGGAATGGCAGCGCGCTTTCGTGGCGAAAAATCATTTCACTCACGTTGTCCTAACCGACATAGCGGATTTTTATCAGCGCATTTACTTTCATCGTATCGAAAACATACTAGATGTCGCGACCACAAAAAAGGGCATCAATGCGTTCATAAAAACTTTGATTAAGCAAATTCGGTCGAGACAGTCATACGGCATCCCAGTGGGAGGAAGCGCATCTCGTTTGTTGGCCGAGGCCGTATTAAGCGACGCGGATAGTGCGCTAGCTGATGAAGGGTTTCTGTTTACTAGATATGTGGATGACTATCGACTATTTTTAGACGGCAATCAGTCGCCGTATAGTGCTTTGGCATTTCTAGCGGAGCAATTAGCAACCAGCGAAGGTCTGTCACTTAATGCCCAAAAAACAAAGCTGCTGAAAATTGATGATTTCAATGAGTTTCTATCTTCTCAATTGGTTGACGTTTCCGATGAGGCTGAACAATCGGCATTATATCAACTCAATCATGCTTTGTATTTTGAGGAAGAGCCATCTCAAGAGGATATAGAAAAGCTCAAGGCACTCAATCTTCTTGAAGTTCTGGAGAAAGAACTTTCCGAGGAGATGTGGGACTTCGGTAAGATACGCGCTATTTTTCTGGGGTTGCGTTTGACCGAAGACGAAAATGCTGCGGACTTTATTGTCACCCGCTTGGATGATCTAATTCCATTTATTAAGGAGGTTGTCTTACTTTTGCATGAGCTTCCTCGGGGAGCACCGTTTTTGAGTGAAGCCCTACGCCAGGCCATCGTAGGGCAGCTAAAAGCCGGTCCCGCGTCGTCTGTGCCAACAATACGGGTATGGCTGATGGAGCTTTTCCTAAGGGGATGTTTGGAAATAGACCACCGCGGGCTGGTTGAAATCGCAAAGGATGAAACGCTCAGTAACCGACACAGTTTGATTATTCGAGGTCTCAACAATGATGTTAATTTCTTTCGTCGCAACAAAACTCGCTTCGACGAACTAAACGGCTTCGAGAAGATGGCGTTTTTGATGGGTGCGACTTGCTTGCCAAAAGACGAGTTCAAAGCCTGGGTGGGAGCGGTCAAACCGAACATGACGCGTCCACTCGACGGGCTATTCTGTAATTGGATTGCTTCCAAGCCAGGCGAGTTGGCTGACCTGATCCGGGATCGCGGCGAAAATCGATTTTGA
- a CDS encoding SDR family NAD(P)-dependent oxidoreductase, with protein MPKLDGKIAVITGGNSGIGLATAKVFVKEGARVYITGRRRAELDAAASLLGPSARAVQGDVSKPADLDRLYDQIRSEVGRVDVVFANAGVVIPIPLGGLTEEHIDRHLEVNVKGVIWTVQKALPLMGPGGSIILNASIVASKGWANWSVYSASKAAVRSFARTWSSDLRGQGIRVNAISPGVIPSPAHENAAASRDALNSFMEYAASITPLARTGTDEEVAKVAAFLASDDSSFIAASEIFVDGGIAQI; from the coding sequence ATGCCGAAACTCGATGGAAAGATCGCTGTCATCACTGGTGGAAACTCTGGGATCGGCCTGGCGACGGCCAAGGTTTTCGTGAAGGAAGGCGCGCGCGTTTACATCACGGGCCGCAGGCGGGCAGAACTCGATGCCGCCGCTTCCCTTCTTGGACCGAGTGCTAGGGCCGTCCAGGGCGACGTCTCCAAGCCGGCTGATCTCGACCGCCTCTACGACCAGATCCGCAGTGAAGTGGGACGTGTCGACGTCGTTTTCGCAAATGCCGGCGTGGTGATTCCGATTCCGCTCGGCGGCCTGACGGAGGAGCACATCGACCGTCACCTGGAAGTGAATGTGAAGGGCGTGATCTGGACCGTCCAGAAGGCTCTGCCTCTGATGGGGCCGGGCGGCTCGATCATCTTGAACGCCTCGATCGTCGCCTCAAAAGGCTGGGCCAATTGGAGCGTCTACAGCGCCTCAAAGGCGGCGGTCCGCAGCTTCGCCAGGACATGGTCGTCGGATTTGCGGGGCCAGGGCATCCGGGTCAACGCGATCAGCCCTGGCGTGATCCCGTCACCCGCGCACGAAAACGCCGCCGCCAGCCGTGACGCGCTGAACAGCTTCATGGAATACGCGGCAAGCATAACGCCCCTTGCCCGAACGGGAACCGATGAGGAGGTTGCGAAGGTCGCCGCTTTCCTGGCCTCCGACGACAGCAGCTTCATCGCGGCCAGCGAGATCTTCGTCGATGGCGGCATAGCCCAGATCTGA
- a CDS encoding carboxypeptidase-like regulatory domain-containing protein, protein MFVTRVLARLTIFAGLIALPGTIPTAAYAQQAVAIGATDIGGTVVGAAGPEAGVWVIAETTELPTKFARIVVTDDHGRYLIPDLPAANYSVWVRGYGLVDSAKLTAKPGQLLNHTAVPAPNEAAAAHYYPAIYWYAMIKIPPAGDFGGKSDIPEKLTQTTG, encoded by the coding sequence GTGTTCGTGACCAGAGTACTTGCACGGTTGACGATATTTGCCGGCTTGATAGCGCTGCCAGGTACAATCCCCACCGCAGCCTATGCGCAGCAGGCCGTAGCGATCGGCGCCACCGACATCGGCGGCACTGTTGTCGGCGCGGCCGGCCCTGAAGCCGGAGTCTGGGTGATCGCCGAGACCACCGAACTGCCGACGAAGTTCGCGCGCATCGTCGTCACCGACGACCATGGCCGCTACCTCATCCCCGATCTGCCGGCCGCGAATTACAGCGTCTGGGTGCGGGGTTATGGCTTGGTGGATTCGGCCAAGCTCACCGCAAAGCCGGGCCAGCTTCTTAATCACACGGCGGTGCCGGCACCGAACGAAGCGGCAGCGGCGCATTATTACCCGGCGATTTACTGGTATGCGATGATAAAAATTCCGCCTGCCGGCGATTTCGGCGGCAAGAGCGACATTCCCGAAAAGCTGACGCAGACTACTGGCTGA
- a CDS encoding MarR family winged helix-turn-helix transcriptional regulator produces MKERTRYARPESEGRCHCTELRKASRRISQLYDTALAPSGLKTTQRAILAEIGRSEPATVGALADALVMDAGGLAHTLKPLTREKLVTIAVDPQDRRNRLISLTRLGRSKLRESDALWEAAQRSFKAALGATGSEDLRVVMQLLVANDFTETFEKALASTGR; encoded by the coding sequence GTGAAAGAGAGAACCCGGTACGCACGACCGGAAAGCGAAGGACGTTGCCATTGCACGGAATTGCGAAAGGCGTCGCGACGAATCTCGCAGCTTTACGATACGGCGCTCGCGCCGAGCGGCCTGAAGACGACGCAGCGCGCGATACTGGCGGAAATCGGGCGTTCCGAGCCGGCGACGGTCGGCGCACTGGCCGACGCGTTGGTGATGGACGCCGGCGGTCTTGCTCACACCTTGAAGCCGCTCACCCGTGAAAAGCTGGTCACGATCGCTGTCGATCCGCAGGACCGGCGCAACCGGTTGATCAGTCTGACCCGCTTGGGACGGTCCAAGCTCCGTGAATCGGATGCCCTGTGGGAGGCTGCGCAGCGGAGCTTCAAAGCCGCCCTTGGGGCCACCGGATCCGAGGACTTGCGCGTGGTGATGCAGCTTCTCGTAGCGAACGACTTCACTGAAACTTTCGAAAAGGCGCTGGCATCGACCGGCCGATAA
- a CDS encoding DEAD/DEAH box helicase, translating into MDGINELDLTHGKRAIPCAGRGAQSVLALDKVVAGAKIRGVAGPAVVEVVRVQWIGSDALNIVYRGADGPAEVLLYRDAEPRLELVQASRAFSFDGDGEAFRIASEAQRIRLAHLFDPYLAVHSSRIEPLPHQITAVYGEMLPRQPLRFLLADDPGAGKTIMAGLFIKELIIRGDLERCLIIAPGSLVEQWQDELKEKFDLTFDIVSREQIETSVTGNPFVERNHLIMRLDMAARSETLQAKLQAASDWDLVICDEAHRMAASLFGTEVKYTKRYKLGQLVGGRARHFLLMSATPHNGNNADFQLFMGLLDADRFEGRPREGARKADVSDLMRRLTKEELKKFDGAPLY; encoded by the coding sequence TTGGATGGCATCAACGAGCTAGACCTGACCCATGGTAAACGTGCTATTCCGTGCGCCGGCAGGGGAGCACAATCTGTGTTGGCGTTGGATAAGGTTGTTGCGGGAGCGAAGATACGGGGGGTGGCGGGCCCAGCGGTCGTCGAGGTCGTGCGCGTCCAGTGGATCGGCTCGGACGCCCTAAATATCGTCTACCGAGGCGCCGACGGTCCGGCGGAGGTACTGCTTTATCGCGATGCCGAGCCTCGACTTGAACTGGTCCAGGCCAGCCGCGCCTTCAGCTTCGACGGTGATGGCGAGGCGTTCCGGATCGCCTCCGAGGCCCAACGCATCAGGCTCGCACACCTCTTCGACCCCTACCTCGCAGTACACAGCTCCCGTATCGAGCCGCTGCCGCACCAGATCACCGCTGTCTATGGGGAGATGTTGCCGCGGCAGCCGTTGCGCTTCCTACTGGCCGATGACCCTGGCGCCGGTAAAACGATCATGGCCGGGTTGTTCATTAAAGAACTTATCATTCGTGGCGACCTGGAGCGCTGTCTCATCATTGCGCCCGGCAGCTTGGTTGAGCAGTGGCAGGATGAGCTGAAGGAAAAGTTCGATCTCACCTTCGATATCGTCTCGCGCGAGCAGATCGAGACCTCGGTCACTGGGAACCCTTTTGTTGAGCGCAATCACCTGATCATGCGCCTCGACATGGCCGCACGCTCGGAGACGCTGCAGGCGAAGTTGCAGGCTGCTTCGGATTGGGATCTCGTTATCTGTGATGAAGCGCACCGCATGGCAGCGAGCCTATTCGGCACCGAGGTGAAGTACACCAAACGCTACAAACTCGGTCAGCTCGTCGGCGGTCGCGCGCGCCACTTCTTACTAATGTCCGCGACGCCCCACAACGGCAACAATGCCGACTTCCAACTGTTCATGGGACTTCTTGACGCTGACCGCTTTGAGGGGCGGCCCCGCGAAGGAGCCCGCAAGGCTGATGTGTCTGACCTCATGCGGCGCCTCACAAAGGAGGAGCTTAAAAAATTTGACGGCGCGCCGCTATACTGA
- a CDS encoding tautomerase family protein yields the protein MPTYVCYLPRDRFSQDQKHQIADAITFRHSEATGAPSYFVQVVIEEARADRYLGGEHTSDHIWVRGDIRAGRTEEQRTGMMTKMMQDISLVTSVRQENVWIYLCNLDPTDMIEYGHVLPAPGREEAWFEGLPGSVRTYLAKLGTIKANFKL from the coding sequence ATGCCAACCTACGTGTGTTACCTGCCAAGAGACAGGTTCAGCCAAGATCAAAAACATCAGATTGCGGACGCGATCACCTTTCGCCATAGCGAGGCGACAGGCGCCCCTTCTTATTTCGTGCAAGTGGTGATCGAGGAGGCCCGAGCGGATCGCTATTTGGGGGGCGAACACACGTCTGATCACATCTGGGTCCGCGGTGATATACGTGCGGGTCGCACCGAGGAACAGCGGACCGGCATGATGACGAAGATGATGCAGGACATCAGCCTCGTCACTAGCGTTAGGCAAGAAAACGTCTGGATCTATCTTTGCAACCTGGACCCCACAGATATGATCGAATACGGACACGTTTTGCCCGCGCCGGGGCGGGAGGAGGCCTGGTTTGAAGGTCTTCCCGGGTCCGTCAGGACCTATCTGGCGAAGCTGGGAACAATAAAGGCAAACTTTAAGCTTTGA
- a CDS encoding tautomerase family protein — protein MSMLFDSMKIGRLDEEAQPSAYPRRRIIKACLLIGAVVGIAMKAGAAAPLRALDEQQVETVRDRQRRSMMPLARIDLSKDAPPERVRVVSEAIYHAMVEVANVPLHDKFQVVTRHAPDEIIYPEEGYLGLNYTRDLIIIQITWVSGRSVDVKKKFFHRIADEIHEKAHVRKEDIWINLVDTNREDWSFGDGEMQYAPK, from the coding sequence ATGTCCATGCTCTTTGATTCAATGAAAATCGGTCGACTGGACGAAGAGGCGCAGCCCTCCGCCTACCCGCGACGCCGCATTATAAAGGCGTGTTTGCTGATTGGGGCGGTCGTGGGTATCGCGATGAAGGCGGGCGCGGCGGCTCCGCTGCGCGCGCTTGATGAGCAACAAGTCGAGACTGTTCGAGACAGGCAGAGGAGGTCAATGATGCCGTTAGCGAGAATAGACTTGAGTAAGGACGCGCCACCCGAGCGTGTCCGGGTAGTGAGCGAAGCGATCTATCATGCCATGGTTGAGGTCGCCAATGTACCGTTGCACGACAAGTTTCAGGTAGTAACGCGTCATGCTCCCGACGAAATCATATACCCGGAAGAGGGTTACCTAGGCCTGAACTATACACGCGACCTCATCATCATACAGATCACCTGGGTCAGCGGGCGTTCGGTCGACGTGAAGAAGAAATTCTTCCACCGGATCGCTGACGAGATCCACGAGAAAGCTCATGTGCGAAAGGAGGATATCTGGATCAACTTGGTCGACACAAATCGCGAAGACTGGTCATTCGGCGACGGCGAAATGCAATATGCGCCCAAGTGA
- a CDS encoding aldo/keto reductase — protein MNYRYLGRSGFRVPALSLGTATFGGKGDFFAAWGDTGAEQATRLVDMCLDFGLNMFDSADVYSAGLAEEILGAAIKGKRDRVIVSTKATFRFGEGPNDVGSSRYHLINACEKALKRLGTDYIDIFQLHGFDARTPIEETLSALDDLVRAGKIRYVGCSNFSGWHLMKSLAVAERYNLPRHVAHQAYYSLANREYESELMPLGLDQGVSAIVWSPLASGRLTGKIRQGLSVPEGSRRGLRPEDGPFVQDGHLFTIIEAIDEIAGETGKSVTQIALNWLLQRPTVASLIIGARNETQLSENFGAIGWALTPDQVQRLDKASRVIPTYPYWHQEGFAERNPFPTL, from the coding sequence ATGAACTATCGATATCTCGGCCGTTCCGGCTTCCGCGTTCCGGCACTAAGCCTTGGAACAGCTACCTTCGGCGGCAAGGGCGATTTTTTTGCCGCTTGGGGTGATACCGGGGCGGAACAGGCGACGCGCCTCGTCGACATGTGCCTCGACTTTGGCCTGAACATGTTCGACAGCGCCGACGTCTATTCCGCCGGACTTGCGGAGGAAATCCTCGGCGCGGCGATCAAAGGCAAGCGTGATCGCGTTATCGTCTCAACGAAGGCCACTTTCCGCTTTGGAGAGGGCCCCAACGACGTGGGTTCTTCGCGCTATCATCTGATTAACGCTTGCGAGAAAGCCCTGAAGCGCCTGGGGACCGACTATATCGATATTTTTCAGCTTCACGGCTTCGACGCCAGGACGCCGATTGAGGAGACCTTGAGCGCCCTCGACGATCTCGTTCGCGCCGGCAAGATCCGCTATGTGGGCTGCTCGAACTTTTCAGGCTGGCATCTGATGAAGTCGCTGGCGGTGGCGGAGCGTTACAATTTGCCACGCCATGTCGCGCATCAGGCATATTATTCGCTGGCCAACCGCGAATACGAAAGTGAACTTATGCCCCTCGGGCTCGACCAGGGGGTCAGCGCGATCGTCTGGAGCCCCTTGGCGTCGGGGCGCCTCACCGGCAAGATCCGGCAGGGCCTATCCGTGCCTGAGGGCAGCCGACGCGGCCTGAGGCCCGAAGACGGTCCTTTCGTGCAGGACGGGCATCTCTTCACGATCATCGAGGCGATCGATGAGATCGCCGGCGAGACCGGGAAATCGGTGACGCAGATCGCGCTCAATTGGCTCCTTCAACGTCCCACCGTCGCGAGCCTCATCATCGGCGCGCGCAACGAAACGCAACTGTCGGAAAATTTCGGAGCCATTGGCTGGGCCCTCACGCCCGATCAGGTTCAGCGCCTGGATAAGGCCAGCCGGGTCATCCCGACCTATCCTTATTGGCACCAGGAGGGATTTGCGGAGAGAAATCCATTCCCTACCTTATAG